A section of the Hydrotalea sp. genome encodes:
- a CDS encoding thioesterase family protein — MTMQKKQKSAIKKTMTPAKKLTPFTFTMAVAYADTDAGGVAYHGRYLDMAERARLDMLTQLNYPSSKMVRDDQGCFVVKHATLDYRYPARLEDMVTITTTPLSMGRTSITFRQEFTCNEKTLAVLEILLVFVSTASWRPTRLPPALNKLLSDILRN; from the coding sequence ATGACCATGCAAAAAAAGCAGAAAAGTGCTATAAAAAAAACCATGACCCCAGCCAAAAAATTAACCCCTTTTACATTCACTATGGCCGTTGCCTATGCCGATACCGACGCCGGCGGGGTGGCCTACCACGGGCGTTACCTCGACATGGCCGAACGGGCGCGGCTTGATATGCTGACACAATTGAATTATCCATCAAGCAAAATGGTGCGCGACGACCAGGGGTGTTTTGTTGTCAAACATGCCACGCTTGATTACCGATATCCCGCGCGGTTGGAGGATATGGTAACCATCACCACCACGCCGCTATCGATGGGCCGCACCTCTATCACCTTTCGCCAAGAATTTACCTGCAACGAAAAAACTTTAGCTGTTTTGGAAATCCTGCTAGTGTTTGTCTCCACCGCCAGTTGGCGACCAACCAGGTTACCCCCTGCCCTTAATAAATTATTGAGCGATATTTTGCGCAACTAA
- a CDS encoding biopolymer transporter ExbD — MRPSRYRRSRKLPIANINITPFVDVLLVLLVVFMVAAPALNVGVPVNLPKGTGQKVATDNQPLVITVKTNGSVFLGDVAMTAEQLDARLTQLAATNREKKIYVRGDKNASYGTIMAVMNNVAQKGLTRVSLITEGSSNGANK, encoded by the coding sequence ATGCGCCCATCCCGTTACCGCCGTTCAAGAAAACTACCGATTGCCAATATCAACATCACGCCGTTTGTCGATGTGCTGTTGGTGTTGTTGGTGGTTTTTATGGTGGCGGCACCAGCGTTAAACGTCGGCGTGCCGGTCAATTTGCCAAAGGGCACCGGGCAAAAGGTCGCGACCGATAACCAACCGCTGGTTATCACCGTCAAAACCAATGGCAGTGTTTTTCTGGGCGACGTCGCCATGACCGCCGAACAATTGGACGCCCGCCTGACTCAATTGGCCGCCACCAACCGCGAGAAAAAAATCTATGTGCGGGGCGACAAAAACGCCTCCTACGGCACGATTATGGCGGTAATGAACAACGTAGCGCAAAAGGGTTTAACCCGTGTCTCGCTGATTACGGAAGGATCCAGCAATGGTGCCAATAAATAA
- the tolQ gene encoding protein TolQ: protein MSLHQFLSNLKHAATNQVEALLPGAGGVIKSWLSLGRSSFNDGPFWQLLINADAVVKLVLLLLVLLSIISWGVILQKYFLLKKLHQRADRFDEIFWSGIPMEELFQRIGPTPKDPLSVMFSSAMNELLQGSSTVSKMDRVLRAALGREASRLEKNLGILATTSSVAPFIGLFGTVWGIINAFSAIASRGQTSLSVVAPGIAEALFATAVGLIAAIPATMAYNKFTLDIEEYLGRLETFIDEFPVVLQKSMRSHLKSNPRNNIRTTRR from the coding sequence ATGAGCCTCCACCAATTTCTCAGCAATCTTAAACATGCCGCAACCAACCAGGTTGAGGCGCTCCTGCCTGGTGCTGGCGGCGTTATCAAGTCATGGTTATCGCTCGGCCGGTCGTCATTCAACGATGGGCCATTTTGGCAATTGTTAATCAATGCCGATGCGGTGGTAAAATTGGTGTTGTTGTTGTTGGTGTTGTTGTCGATTATTTCGTGGGGCGTGATTTTGCAAAAATATTTTTTATTAAAAAAACTGCATCAACGCGCCGACCGATTTGACGAAATTTTCTGGTCGGGCATCCCGATGGAAGAATTGTTCCAACGCATCGGCCCAACGCCCAAAGATCCTCTATCGGTGATGTTTTCATCGGCGATGAATGAATTGTTGCAGGGGTCAAGCACCGTCAGCAAAATGGACCGCGTGCTCCGCGCCGCCCTGGGGCGGGAGGCCAGCCGATTGGAAAAAAACCTCGGCATCCTGGCCACCACCTCGTCGGTCGCGCCCTTCATCGGGTTGTTTGGCACTGTTTGGGGGATTATCAATGCCTTTTCCGCCATTGCCAGCCGCGGCCAAACATCGCTGTCGGTGGTTGCGCCGGGCATCGCCGAGGCATTGTTCGCGACGGCCGTTGGCTTAATCGCCGCCATTCCGGCCACCATGGCCTATAACAAATTCACGCTCGATATCGAAGAATACCTCGGGCGGTTGGAAACATTTATCGACGAATTTCCGGTGGTCTTGCAAAAATCCATGCGCAGTCATTTAAAAAGCAACCCGAGAAACAACATAAGAACCACACGCCGATAA
- the dnaQ gene encoding DNA polymerase III subunit epsilon: protein MSTQRYVVLDTETTGFKPEEGHRIVEIGAVELHGFQKGDTYQQYINPERDVPEASFQVHGLSQKFLKNKPVFADVVNDFLAFIGDATLLIHNSDFDMNFINHHLAELGFPILKNNVIDTVTVARKKFPGQSNSLDALCRRFNISLDDRQQHGALKDSLLLVDVWLELNGGRQASLNLNPDNNKAKADAGASSDMVNPGVASTPFLAGHATAAPSNGNDNGKSPLAPRHFVASADELAQHQQLLHEKIPNNIWRATAS, encoded by the coding sequence ATGAGCACCCAGCGTTATGTTGTTTTGGACACCGAAACCACCGGCTTTAAGCCCGAGGAAGGCCACCGCATTGTTGAAATTGGCGCGGTCGAATTGCATGGTTTTCAAAAGGGCGATACTTACCAGCAATATATCAACCCGGAGCGCGATGTGCCCGAGGCTTCGTTCCAGGTGCATGGTCTAAGCCAAAAATTTTTAAAAAACAAACCGGTGTTTGCCGACGTGGTGAATGATTTCTTGGCCTTCATTGGCGATGCCACCTTACTCATCCATAATAGTGATTTTGACATGAATTTTATCAATCACCACCTGGCCGAATTGGGTTTTCCGATATTAAAAAATAATGTCATCGACACCGTAACGGTGGCGCGAAAAAAATTCCCCGGGCAAAGCAACAGCCTCGACGCCCTATGCCGGCGGTTTAACATCAGCCTTGATGACCGCCAACAACATGGCGCGCTGAAGGATTCGTTGTTGCTGGTCGATGTGTGGTTGGAATTAAACGGCGGGCGTCAAGCCAGCCTTAACCTGAACCCCGATAACAACAAGGCGAAAGCCGACGCCGGTGCCTCATCGGACATGGTTAATCCAGGGGTTGCTTCAACGCCATTCCTTGCCGGCCATGCAACCGCCGCCCCAAGCAATGGTAATGATAACGGCAAATCGCCCCTTGCGCCGCGCCATTTTGTCGCCAGCGCGGATGAATTGGCGCAACACCAACAATTGCTCCATGAAAAAATCCCGAATAACATTTGGCGCGCAACCGCAAGCTAA
- the tolB gene encoding Tol-Pal system beta propeller repeat protein TolB — protein sequence MRANHRFLFFCFGVLALFLTAAPAMAVMKMTIRQGTIKTINLAIGNVAVPAKDSASLELANKIVAVIANDLSGSGLFQVTSGDENPVILGNFATPPVFSSWQKLGNQFLFQTEVTSKDNKIIVRAKLWDIIKRKNILEQNGVMLSTDKNNWRRLAHQLSDDIYTRLTGEKPYFDSRIIFIAETGSKKQRVKQLAIIDQDGENLHYISNGRYLVLTPRFSNNLQKISYMSYQHGEPEVYILDVETGANQQVGSFGDSMTFAPRFSPDNKKIIFSLEQDGASNIYVKPLDGSAPATPLTTGGDINTSPCYSPDGRFITFTSDRDGTPQIYVMTSDGKNPRRISYGAGEYSTPVWSPRGDYIAFTKQSNNIFYIGVVKPDGRGERLLSESFLDEGPTWSPNGRVIAFFRQKTAADDALSLWTVDVTGNFLKKIILPVGGSDPAWSPLTAR from the coding sequence ATGCGTGCTAATCATCGATTTTTATTTTTTTGTTTTGGCGTGCTGGCCCTGTTCCTGACCGCCGCGCCCGCGATGGCAGTGATGAAGATGACCATCCGCCAGGGCACGATAAAAACCATCAACCTGGCGATTGGCAATGTCGCCGTGCCGGCCAAGGATAGCGCCAGCCTCGAGCTTGCCAATAAAATCGTTGCGGTTATCGCTAACGACCTGTCGGGCTCCGGCCTTTTTCAAGTTACCAGCGGCGATGAAAACCCAGTGATTTTAGGCAATTTTGCCACGCCGCCGGTTTTTTCCAGCTGGCAAAAACTTGGTAATCAGTTTTTATTCCAGACCGAGGTAACCAGCAAGGACAATAAGATTATCGTCCGCGCAAAATTGTGGGATATTATCAAACGCAAAAATATCTTGGAACAAAATGGTGTCATGTTAAGCACCGACAAAAACAATTGGCGGCGTTTGGCGCATCAATTAAGCGATGATATTTACACAAGGTTAACCGGCGAAAAACCATATTTTGATTCGCGGATTATTTTTATCGCCGAAACCGGCAGTAAAAAACAACGGGTCAAACAATTAGCGATTATTGACCAAGACGGCGAGAACTTGCATTACATCAGCAACGGCCGTTACCTGGTGTTGACGCCGCGTTTTTCAAATAATTTGCAAAAAATTTCCTACATGTCCTATCAACATGGCGAACCCGAGGTTTATATTTTGGATGTTGAAACCGGTGCCAATCAACAGGTCGGTTCGTTCGGCGACAGCATGACCTTCGCGCCGCGTTTTTCGCCCGATAATAAAAAAATTATTTTCAGCCTGGAGCAAGACGGCGCCAGCAATATCTATGTCAAACCGCTCGATGGCAGTGCACCGGCCACGCCCCTGACCACCGGCGGCGACATCAACACCTCGCCCTGCTACTCGCCCGATGGGCGGTTTATCACCTTTACCTCCGACCGCGATGGCACGCCGCAAATTTATGTCATGACCAGCGACGGCAAAAACCCGCGCCGCATCAGTTACGGCGCGGGCGAATATTCGACGCCGGTTTGGTCGCCGCGCGGCGATTACATCGCCTTCACCAAGCAAAGCAATAATATTTTTTACATCGGCGTTGTCAAGCCCGACGGCCGTGGCGAACGTTTGCTGTCGGAAAGTTTCCTTGACGAGGGGCCAACCTGGTCACCCAACGGTCGGGTGATTGCTTTCTTTCGCCAAAAAACCGCCGCTGACGACGCCCTATCGCTTTGGACGGTGGATGTTACCGGCAATTTTTTGAAAAAAATTATCCTGCCGGTTGGCGGCTCCGACCCCGCCTGGTCACCGCTTACAGCCCGATGA